Genomic DNA from Misgurnus anguillicaudatus chromosome 18, ASM2758022v2, whole genome shotgun sequence:
TATGTCTGTCATTATAAATAGAGAAGACAACTTGGGGAGCATTTTTGGCTTTAAAGTTgtaatgaaattaaaaactATGATTTGTTATGGaatattgtgatttttttttacaaattatttatctgtgagcttcattatttaaaaaaaataataataatatgccTTCATAATCTtaaaacgcaaatctcctcccctacTCGAaatgatctctctttacttccggtcatatggtagcCTATgtcaggtgggcggggtccgcaaaaagatcgcagcgattagcaattagcaacaagacccaacttcaaacgatccaatcagatctcaatGGATGAATTCAAGTCCTGCCCAACCTATTTTTCACgtcagaagccgtttcacttggatatacgtcaccacggagAAAATAAGACTGTTGCTATTTCCGTTCACGGCGACTTTAATTTACTAACGCGAATGAACAATCTCTCCAATCCCTCTCATAGCACGCTGTATCCCGTTATCATTAACAGCCCTGCACCCCACAGTTAATAGTGAATGACATCTTCTGAATACACAAAACCATTATCTCTACTATATTTCTAAGTTTAATGGTAagttataatgcattattttcatgacGATACACACGTGAAAAGTCCTTGTGAAACCTGCTTGGCGCACCttggagcagtatgctagctgaagccatttacttccagtctttgtgctaaactaagctagcggtgggtgcgtcagacagactTACAGgacgcacagagatgaaaaaggtatgtatggacttacgGTTGTTAGATCAGGTctccacaccacagacaaaataaaaaacgacCCAGCCCCGGACACCAGATCACGTTagaaaatataagtttacttGTTTAACAGGCTTCTGTCAGTTAAGAGGTGGATCAATCGTTGCTAGAGAAGAGCACAAGCAGAGGACATGAGATGAAGGTTTAGATGAATAAATAGAACAGAGTTTTATTGATGGACAACTTCAGTTGCATATGTCTCAATGTTCAAACCCTGTTCAACTCATGTCCCACAAGCAAGAATTCAACATGCACTGTTATACAAAAATGCTTAATAGCAACATCCCACAAACCTTGAGCTTccataaacattctctttatctatctCTGTTTATAAAGAGACAGGACAGCTCGTGAAACTTCACAAATGTGAGAAAACTATACGACTGAACAACAAAGAAATCAATAAGACATATGAAACATAGAaatataatgaatgaatgaataatataataaaatatagaaatataatgaataaataaatgaatgaataaatgttaaatgaaaatataatgataaaaatgataACGAAATGGATAATACTgaataatcaaataaacaattatatggataactaatgattacaaaatgattatgtaaataaatgattaggaataaactaaaaaacacaataataaaaacattctccACGTGAGGATCTAAGGTAGAATCCTTCAATAAGGAGGGATATATCTAACAGAGGTTGAAAACATGGAATCTGTATTTTGTAAGGTAAGTTAGTTAGAGATTAAGAGGTGTATTCCTTAGGTTGTTTATagttaaatcaataagataattCAATTATATGGTAACATTAGAATTGAATCCTAAAGAGTTTCCATATTTTACCCTTTCAGTGATGATAGGTAACATGAGTTATTCAAAGTATTTAACTaaacatcttttttttcagattgTATTATTTATAGTACAGcaatggttttcaaactggggccccccaattttataacattttgtaaaacacattatcataaattctgtgtaattaaacctcagaacaataaggctactaaccaacagcaccaCATTGTAGAATTTAACATGTTTTGTGTAATACAAATGAATAGGTTTTACATTTTTGGGGGGAGCACGAAGGGATGCACCTTACACAAAGGGGGACAGCACGCCGAAAAAGTTTACAGGATCAGACCTTATTTATTGGTATGTGACTGTTGATATGTAGTAAATTCATAGTTACTTGAAATAAGTCTTGGTTAATGTATTGTTCACCAGCATTTTTCAACATGCAGTAGTTAATATGTAACTAGTTGTTACTTAACCCAAACATTAGTATGCTATTACCTACTGATTAGTTAATCGCCATTCTTTATTAGTTATCAGTAGTGATTTCAGTGTTTATGCATCACTAATCATCTGTTCTGCATTAGTTCCTGTGTAACTAACTATTAAGTAtggaccattattttaaagtgttacccgtttctctccagtatgaactctctgatgggcttTTAAGTTAGTTGATGAAgtaaacgtcttgtcacactgagagcatttgtaaggtttctctccagtatgaagtcTCTGGTGCCTTTGAAAGTTTGACAattgactaaaactcttcccacaaatactacagtgatgaggtttctctccagtatgaattcTCTGGTGGTCTTTTAAGTTACCTGACTgagcaaacgtcttgtcacactgagagcatttgaaaggtttttcgcCTGAATGAAGTCTCTGGTGTGCCAATAAATTGTCACGTCgattaaaactcttcccacaaacatgacagtgatgaggtttctctcctgtgTGAACTTTCTCATGGGCTTTTAAGTAACCTGGTGAAgtaaacgtcttgtcacactgagagcatttgtaaggtttttcacctgtatgaagtctCTGATGCATTAGTAAATTGCAACGTTGAGTGTAATTTTTCCCACAAACgttacagtgatgaggtttctctccagtgtgaactctctgatgatgAGTCAAAGAACTTGAAGTacagaagctctttccacagtgagcgcagacgtaaggtttctctccagtgtgaaatTTCTCGTGGTATGCCAGCTGAGATTTATAACGGAAACgtttatcacagtgtgaacattGATAGGGTTTCTCTTCAGAATCCCTAAAGTGATGTggtctctcattggtgtgtaAAAGCATGTGCGactttaaacattgtttttggctaaatctcttctcacagtgaggacattcgtatggtttttctcctgtgtgaattctct
This window encodes:
- the LOC141350420 gene encoding uncharacterized protein, producing the protein MTNLRSRGDEGLRREDSDLSLTLLCYTESKLTDTQDTTVCDSKQSLQNHQTSTESLDSVCNTEEQQQILKMCSVNLIDFRNHHMMRVKTEPTEIKTEPKDIKIEPTEEEDHTEEEDDFIPSDVKIESCCDGEITSSTSKEPLTAQTLSCITCGEAFSSQRHLERHETKHTEQKLFTRSEISFTTLQEKKLNSEEHREKKKKKQFHCEQCGIICVSSSNLKVHMRLHSGEKPFNCTECGKYFTTKQSLDFHKRIHTGEKPYECPHCEKRFSQKQCLKSHMLLHTNERPHHFRDSEEKPYQCSHCDKRFRYKSQLAYHEKFHTGEKPYVCAHCGKSFCTSSSLTHHQRVHTGEKPHHCNVCGKNYTQRCNLLMHQRLHTGEKPYKCSQCDKTFTSPGYLKAHEKVHTGEKPHHCHVCGKSFNRRDNLLAHQRLHSGEKPFKCSQCDKTFAQSGNLKDHQRIHTGEKPHHCSICGKSFSQLSNFQRHQRLHTGEKPYKCSQCDKTFTSSTNLKAHQRVHTGEKRVTL